Proteins encoded within one genomic window of Besnoitia besnoiti strain Bb-Ger1 chromosome II, whole genome shotgun sequence:
- a CDS encoding hypothetical protein (encoded by transcript BESB_038050), which yields MPAEASVCPPSSSSPSASSAAATVRLPGLACLLPLSTLSNVTALVSALFVLSQLSATRFLFTVSSSAGLPSSPPQPTSQTCLALFYRLSILLLRRLSTDCLASICAQAVLPSPSTPPGFSASGSRRASSATVQAAESRRRCVSSSSRRVANTSSAPSSAYRWLPFESAIASARVARTASSFFHKMKPDVSPSALREPSRIFGDSAHRGASPSPPQPHRFATRGSLSGMPNPRASQTASTSPAVGSVRRRSTSTTRRGFEAATAPEPHCVESGGSAAEAFPTPRRRLFDFNVACLAWQHMEDLLFETLSLLCVLSPHTAFAVSWRLALPVFFPRARARRGGDAGLLAVFHARAASADGGARAGDVEPDEDAAAELLPAQLLEELEVLSHGSTARAVLSYAASVRVLSSAQKKQAAGQRERSQGGDLLGDFPARVALLDASASRVLSSPSDRLRLSADGEGEAAAALRPRGGLSPPSPERGLGPSGSRGEHGAETDAAGRLTRRHLTTTASCGELVYRRMTQILLLLSRLCTAGGRDPREQGLAEALSERGGAPYGVALGAVKAVWRLAGVQEHLLFLVLGFLQQCFVAAAPRGSEALSARLLRLANTSGNVSFSSPLSSLCSLRARLLESGILDALINAALEALEKKDVLFLSSSPASSSSSSASSTAVLGSAAKAGDRGTASPLSPRGLFRLLAVVAAGLNAKHEKRADVLRVAAQLGAHVRALLSEFATRSLPASLKRQTSSPPPFALAEEGARDKPPFSPFVGSGARPSHALQVRLVGCLRCLQAVCATAGVAGDRRSLACLFAASPHFAACGGGGDSPPHEIAGAHASRVLLPALRQTTERRMRELYSPRLEFIIKGQHSTQSEIRDSMEIFLQALLIPSLPLASVAALLEFLASTVGCAAGSALSPSLAASAVLYKSSRLLLLSSPSFRAVPAFLLSCRLRPSLLEGVPADAAEASAGADEVRLASRLDGGDADQAFEEDADAFGGEQEATAGRDACAWRRAFRALLELMLTTFCADPRMGDARKLAKPTVCEALRLWHAKLAQTPQASGAETETPHEVYGDEALRELVWSVLQSLA from the exons atGCCGGCTGAGGCCTCGGTCTgcccgccgtcttcgtcgtctccttctgcttcctccgccgcggccacAGTGCGTTTACCGGGCCTGGCTTGCCTGCTTCCGCTCTCTACGCTGTCCAATGTGACGGCGCTGGTGTCGGCGCTCTTCGTGCTTTCTCAGTTGTCTGCGACTAGGTTTCTGTTcactgtctcctcgtccgccggcttgccgtcctcgccgcctcagccTACCTCGCAGACCTGCTTGGCGCTGTTTTACCGCTTGTCCATCctcctgcttcgccgtctctcaACGGACTGTCTGGCGAGCATCTGCGCCCAAGCGGTGCTAccctcgccctcgacgcctcccggtttttctgcgtcggggtcgcggcgggcgtcctccgccactgtgcaggccgcagagagccgcagacggtgtgtctcgagctcctcgcgaCGAGTCGCGAACACCTCGTCGGCGCCAAGTAGCGCATACAGATGGCTGCCCTTCGAATCCGCCATTgccagcgcgcgcgtggcgcgcacAGCCTCTTCGTTTTTTCACAAGATGAAGCCAGACGTGTCGCCCTCGGCGTTGCGCGAGCCCAGCCGCATCTTCGGGGACAGCGCGCATCGgggcgcctctccgtcgcctccgcagcctcacCGCTTCGCAACGAGGGGGTCGCTCTCTGGAATGCCCAACCCGAGAGCTTCGCAGACGGCTTCCACTTCGCCTGCGGTTGGGTCTgtgaggcgacgcagcacgTCCACCACCCGACGAGGCTTtgaagcggcgacggcgccagaACCACACTGCGTGGAGAGCggaggctccgccgcggaggccttcccgacgccgcgccggaggctgTTCGACTTTAATGTTGCGTGTCTCGCCTGGCAGCACATGGAGGATCTTCTCTTCGAAACTCtgtccctcctctgcgtcctctcgccCCACACGGCCTTCGCGGTCtcctggcgcctcgccctgcccgtcttcttcccccgggcgcgcgcgcgcaggggcgGGGACGcgggtctcctcgccgtttTCCACGCGCGGGCAGCTTCGGCGGAtggaggcgcacgcgccggcgacgtggagcccgacgaggacgccgctgcggagctgcttccggcgcagctgctggaagAGCTCGAGGTCCTCTCGCACGGCTCGACTGCCCGCGCAGTGCTCAGCTACGCGGCCTCCGTCCGCGTCCTTTCGAGCGCCCAGAAGAAGCAGGCCGCTGGACAGAGAGAGCGTAGCCAGGGAGGCGACCTTCTAGGGGACTTTCCGGCGCGTGTTGCCCTCCTggacgcgagcgcgtccCGAGTTCTCAGCTCTCCCTCAGACCGTCTGCGCCtgagcgccgacggcgaaggcgaagcggcggcggcgctccggCCGAGGGGCGgactctctccgccgtcccCCGAGCGGGGCCTGGGGCCGTCTGGGTCGAGGGGGGAGcacggcgcggagaccgacgcggcggggcggctgaCGCGACGGCACCTGACGACCacagcgagctgcggcgagctcgTCTACCGGCGAATGACCCAGATTCTGCTTCTgctgtcgcgcctctgcacagccggagggcgcgaccCCCGGGAACAAGGCCTCGCCGAGGCTCTCtcagagcgaggcggcgcaccTTACGGCGTCGCCCTGGGCGCTGTGAAGGCCGTCtggcggctcgcgggcgTTCAGGAGCATCTCCTGTTCTTG GTCCTAGGCTTTCTGCAGCAAtgcttcgtcgccgccgccccgagGGGCTCTgaggcgctctccgcgcgttTGCTTCGCCTGGCGAACACCTCCGGAAATGtgtccttctcttcgcctctctcgtcgctttgcagcctccgcgcgcgtctgcttgaATCAGGGATTCTGGACGCTTTGATCAACGCGGCactggaggcgctggagaagaaagacgttctgtttctctcttcctcgcccgcgtcttcatcctcgtcgtctgcctcctcgacTGCGGTCCTCGGCTccgctgcgaaggcgggcgaccgcgggacggcgtctccgctgtctccgcggggcCTTTTTAGGCTCCTGgcggtcgtcgccgcgggcctgAACGCGAAGCACGAAAAACGCGCCGACGTGCTGCgagtggcggcgcagctTGGCGCCCACGTGCGCGCGTTGCTTTCTGAGTTCGCGACCAGGAGTCTCCCTGCCTCCCTGAAGCGCCAGACTTCGTCTCCACCACcgttcgccctcgccgaagagggcgcgcgggACAAGCCCCCGTTCTCGCCGTTCGTCGGctcgggcgcgcggccttcgcacGCGCTCCAGGTCCGACTCGTGGgctgtcttcgctgtctgcagGCGGTCTGCGCGACCGCAGGCGTCGCAGGGGACCGCAGGagtctcgcctgtctcttcgccgcgtctccgcatTTCGCTGcttgcggaggcggaggagactcgccgccgcacgaAATTGCAGGCGCACACGCTTCGCGCGTTCTGTTGCCAgctctgcggcagacgacTGAGCGCCGGATGCGCGAGCTGTACTCGCCGCGGTTGGAGTTCATCATCAAGGGGCAGCACAGCACGCAGAGCGAGATCCGCGACTCGATGGAGATCTTTTTGCAAGCGCTACTAATTCCCAGTTTGCCTCTGGCttcggtcgcggcgctgctcgagTTCCTCGCATCCACTgtgggctgcgcggcgggctcAGCGCTTTCGCCGTCGCTTGCTGCGTCGGCCGTCCTCTACAAGAGCTCGCgactcctccttctctcctcgccttcgttccGGGCAGTGCCCGCCTTCCTGCTGTCGTGCCGGCTCCGCCCCTCGCTCCTCGAGGGCGTcccggcggacgccgccgaggccagcgcaggcgccgacgaggtTCGCCTCGCGAGTCGCTtagacggcggcgacgcagaccaGGCGttcgaggaggacgcggacgccttCGGAGGCGAACAGGAGGCGaccgcaggccgcgacgcctgcgcctggaggcgcgccttccgcgcgcttctcgagCTGATGCTCACTACGTTCTGCGCAGATCCGCGAATGGGGGACGCGAGAAAACTCGCCAAGCCGACGgtctgcgaggcgctgcgcctctggcacgcgaagctcgcgcagacgccgcaggcctcgggGGCGGAAACAGAAACGCCGCACGAGGTctacggcgacgaggcgctgcgagaaCTGGTGTGGAGCGTTCTCCAGAGTCTCGCATAG
- a CDS encoding 3-oxo-5-alpha-steroid 4-dehydrogenase (encoded by transcript BESB_038060) — MASLDLSRPPFRGRSWCSPSRSAGRFLFSSVSFASLSVELRLLLPPGLASALAAEALSQPVAAPFAAEASCGVAPSPSLLQLESLVSLLSLLLTVFYLLGTVGAALSLLLPHSLGALAAHGKTRVAPCVSAEKKNKASDRAREDALAVNRSSPGLVAQGNVRLRERGETRTPPEGLVGPRGAAQSLGSEREADSAAGEDKDEARNGRQASCVVSAALATPRRAAALLHVPVSKRLFFHFYLLGCVLSAVFLISLAWLTLPDPASQKVFFDACSHRPGGLPASPAPLADAASVMSDDGGRNAECAAREAASESQRGFLPLALFFVHCGRRLAEQRFVVRPSATASKMTVAAYLLGIGFYILTPLSLFLGGAASLRPPSPRASSTLGEASASPACHPAAAALLEASGATGEASMSPVGALIRLIQVVLDALAAHVLSSPAHVSAALAAFCLISLLQLHSHWVLAQLRAPAAASPRGDEATPSRRQAQNWEGGGRLLQPPASEGAHGREEEENAKITDASGAYGLPQAGIFTLVACPHYLAEMLLYLFFFFLLPRPATFACFVFVAATMFVNGRLAVSDRAVILFVCAESLYVSETLHPTHEVVFVSSGIRGGRAAA, encoded by the exons ATGGCATCGCTGGATCTCTCACGTCCCCCGTTTCGCGGGAGGTCGTGGTGTTCTCCCTCACGATCTGCCggtcgttttcttttttcctccGTCTCTTTCGCGTCCCTCTCGGTTGAACTTCGGCTTCTGCTCCCACCcggcctcgcgtctgcaCTGGCCGCGGAAGCTCTGTCGCagccggtcgccgcgccctttGCCGCGGAAGCCtcgtgcggcgtcgcgccgtcgccttccctcCTCCAGTTGGAATCTCTCgtgtcgcttctctcgctcctcttgACTGTCTTTTACCTCCTTGGGacggtcggcgccgcgctctcgctccttctgccgcactcgctcggcgcgctaGCCGCCCACGGCAAGACTCGCGTCGCCCCGTGTGTGtccgcagagaaaaagaacaAGGCCTCAGATCGAGCGCGCGAGGATGCTTTGGCGGTGAATCGTTCCTCTCCAGGTCTCGTCGCGCAGGGGAACGTGAGGCtcagggagagaggcgaaacgcgCACTCCCCCTGAAGGCCTCGTCggtccgcgcggcgccgctcagTCCCTAGGAAGCGAAAGGGAAGCGGActccgcagcgggcgaggacAAGGATGAAGCACGGAATGGGCGACAGGCAAGCTGCGTGGTGTCGGCTGCGttagcgacgccgcgccgcgcggcggcgctgctgcacgtGCCGGTGAGCAAGAGACTGTTTTTTCACTTTTACCTTCTGGGCTGTGTGCTgtccgccgtcttcctcaTTTCGCTCGCGTGGCTGACCCTTCCCGATCCGGCTTCGCAGAAGGTTTTTTTCGACGCATGCTCACACAGGCCTGGCGGGCTTCCCGCCTCTCCTGCACccctcgcggacgccgcctcAGTCAtgagcgacgacggcgggagGAATGCCGAATGCGCAGCACGAGAAGCAGCCTCGGAGTCGCAGCGGGGATTCCTCCCTCTGGCGCTTTTCTTTGTTcactgcgggcgccgcctcgcagagcAGCGCTTCGTTGTCCGCCCCAGTGCCACCGCCTCCAAGATGACGGTTGCGGCCTATCTCCTGGGCATTGG GTTTTACATTTTAacgccgctctctctgttcctgggcggcgccgcctccctgcgcccgccttcgcctcgcgcctcctcgacgctgggggaggcctccgcgtcgcctgcgtgtcacccagcggctgcggccctgTTGGAGGCGTCGGGTGCGACTGGCGAGGCCTCCATGTCGCCGGTCGGAGCCTTGATTCGTTTGATTCAAGTGGTGCTtgacgccctcgccgcgcacgtcctctcctcccctgcgcatgtctctgccgcgctcgcggcctttTGCCTCATCAGCTTGCTTCAG ctgcacagTCACTGGgttctcgcgcagctccgcgcgccggctgccgcgtctccccgcggcgacgaggcgacccCCTCACGGCGCCAGGCCCAGAATTGGGAGGGCGGGGGACGACTGTTGCAGCCGCCCGCCAGCGAAGGTGCCCATggtcgagaagaagaggagaatgCGAAAATCACGGATGCGTCTGGCGCGTACGGCCTGCCGCAGGCAGGGATCTTCACGCTCGTCGCCTGTCCGCACTACCTCGCAGAAATGCTGCTGtatctcttcttcttttttcttcttcctcgccccgCCAC GTTTgcctgcttcgtcttcgtggCAGCGACGATGTTTGTGAACGGTAGGCTCGCGGTCTCCGACCGGGCTGTCATTCTTTTCGTTTGCGCGGAGTCTCTTTACGTTTCTGAAACCCTCCACCCCACGCACGAGGTGGTGTTCGTGTCTTCGGGGAttcgaggcggccgcgcggcagcctga